ACCGGTTCAACAAGGCACAACAGGACGCTTTTTTGCCCTTTGTCGAGGATGGAACGATCGTTCTCATAGGGGCAACGACCGAGAATCCTTCGTTCGAGGTGAACTCGCCGCTCCTTTCGCGGTCGCGGGTTCTTGTGCTCAATTCCCTTACGGACGACAATATCCGCACGATCGTCCGGCGGGTCATCGAAGACACAGGTCGCGGTCTTGGCGGGACTGTCGGCGATATCGAAGAGAAAGCGCTCGATGCCCTCGTATCGTTCAGCGGCGGAGACGCGCGCCGTGCGCTCAATGTGCTCGAGCTTGCTGCCGGAATGGTGAAAAAGGCCGGAAAAGGCGGCGCGGTAATAACCCTCGGGGATGTGGAAAAAGCCTCCCAGCGGAGGATGCTCCGCTATGATCGTGCTGGCGAGGAGCACTATAACATCATCTCCGCCATTCATAAGAGCATGCGTGGTTCCGATCCCGATGCCGCGCTCTACTGGTTCTGCCGTATGCTCGAGGGAGGCGAGGACCCGCTCTATATCGCGCGCCGTGTCGTCCGGTTCGCCACGGAGGATGTGGGAAACGCCGACCCGCAGGCGCTCCAGGTGGCAATCGCCGCCACCGAAACGTACCGCTTTCTCGGAACGCCGGAAGGAGAGCTGGCAATCGCCCAGGCTATCATATACTGCGCGACTGCGCCGAAATCCAACGCGATCTATACGGCGTATTCCGAAGCGCGGGGGGATGCCCGTAAATACGGGGAGCTGCCGGTTCCCATGCATATCAGGAACGCTCCGACCCGTCTTATGAAGAATCTCGGGTACGGCAAGGGATATGAGTACGATCATAACTCCGAGGACAGTTACTCAGGCCAGGATCACCTGCCGGATAAGCTCCTGGGAACACATTATTATATACCTTCGAAGTACGGCTTTGAAAAGGTTATCTCCGAACGCCTCAAGTGGTGGGAAGACCGTAAACGCGAAAGAAAGAACGAAACATGATAAATACAGGAACAGAAAAACCCGCCGGGCTTCTGGGAATCGATGTGGACGGTACCCTGATCACCGATGACGGACATATTACTGAAGCGGTTTACAAGGCGCTCGAAAAGGCTGTGTCTGCCCGCTGGGAATTTGTTATCGCGAGCGGCCGCACGTTTTATGCCGCCAAGACGGTGATCGACCGGCTGCCGTTTCTCCGCTATGCGGTGCTCAGCAACGGATCGTGTATAGTCGATGTCAGGACAGGTACGGTGCTGCATCTCGAAAAACTGCCTTCCGCCGTGGTAAGGGAGGTTGTGAGAATAACCCGTGAGCTCGGTGCGATACCAACCCTGTACAGCACCGACATTCATCACCAGACGGTCTATTACGATACGCTCGAGGGAGCCTGCGATTATTTCACCTGGTATGTTACCAACGATAAGCGGTGTACGATGATCGATGATGTCATGACCGTTACCGATGATGTCCTCCAGATCGGGATGATTGCCGCGCGGGAGATCATTTTTTCCATTCGCGATGCATTGAAAGAGGTTACGGCCAAGGTAATCGCTCTTCCGTTCGAGAGCGTGCATTTCGGCGGGAAAAGCGATGAATTCTGGTTTTTGCAGGTTGTGACGGAACAGGCGACAAAACACAATGCGCTCCGCCGTATCGCCGGCTGGCTCGATGTTCCTCCGGGGCGGCTTGTCACGGTCGGCGATAACTACAACGACGCCGATATGATAAGCCTTGCGGATGTGGGCGTGGCCATGGGAAACGCGCCAGATGAGATAAAAAAAATCGCCCGCGAGGTTGTCGGCTCGAATAACGGCTCCGGGCTCGCGGAGGTTGTCGACCGCATCATACTGAACGAAGATTATTTTCGCTGAACAATCAGGGTGCGTCCGGGGTAAGTGATGCCGAAAGGTGCGTTACTGACCGGCAGTGAGACGTTTCCTGATCCGTACGGCGATAAAAGCCGCAGGTATGGTGGTAATGAGGTCGCCGATGAGAGGGATAAACAGGCCGACCTTCAGGAGGGTATATACGGAAGCGGGGACATCGGCGATCCAGTGCATTGCAACAATGAGCCACAGGACTCCGGGAACGTAGATTCCGGCAAGACCGGCGATCATGATAAATAAGGCGAATATAACCGATCCCCGTCTGTTGAACCGGGCAAGGAATCCTGTCAATGAAGCGCATACGGTGAATCCGAGGATATATCCGAAGGTCGGGGAGAGAATGTAGGCCGGACCGCCTCCCGAGGCGAAAACGGGAAGACCTGCCAGCCCGACGATCATATAGAGTGTGCAGGCTGCAGCGCCCTGCACCGGCCCGAGACAGTAGCCTGTAATAAGAGCCGCGGAGGATTGCAGGGTCAGCGGAACGATCCCGGTGGGAATCCGTATGAACGCAGAGACCGCCATGAAGGCGGCAAACAGGGCTGTCCGTGTTATGGTTACTGTTTTCGTTGTCATAGCCGATCGTAAGATTTAATGGAACACGGATTTACGCGGATCGGACGGATTTACGCGGATTTTTATTAATAAGCATATATTTTAAGTGTTTACGGTAAGGATTCGCTAACAATAGCATAAACAATATATTATATCTTTAAACGACTTAAAACGATATTTTTATTAAACCAATCGGGAATTGTGAAACAAGTATACTGTCTGACCATATGATGTGCAAATACTTTCGGGTTGTCGCCGGAATCCGTGGTATTAAAAACAAGAGAACAAAAAATCGAAGCAGGATATTGATATGAAAGCAGGAATAACAGGACTTCCGTACAGCGGAAAAACAACGCTCTTCTGTGCGCTTACGGGGCAGAATTATGAGCACCTTGCCCATGACAGGGATATTCACATCGGTACGGTCAGGGTTCCGGATGCCCGTCTTGACGCCCTGTTCGAAATGTTCAAGCCGAAAAAGATAACGTACGCCGCCATGGAGTATTTCGATGTGGCAGGGCAGGCCGTGGCACAGGAAAAAGGGATGGAGCCGAAAGCGCTCCTGACACTCAAGAGCGCCGATTCGCTCATTGTCGTTCTCGATGCATTCGGCGTTAATGCCGATCCCGGCGCGGATTTTAAAACCCTTATGGATGATCTGGCTCTCAACGACCTGATCGTGGCGACCAACAGGCTCGAACGTCTCGGAAAGGAGTCGCGAAGCGGTAAAAGCGACGATCAGACTCATGAAAAAGCCCTGCTCGAACGGTGCCGTGATACGCTCGAAAGCGGGGACATGCTCCGCGACATGGAGCTATGTGAAGAGGAAGAAAAGGCTCTCCGCGGATTCCAGTTCCTGACCCGCAAACCGCTCCTCATAGTGATCAATATCCCGGAGGCGCTTCTTGCCGGGAACAATGCCCATGAGATGGAACAGCGCTTCAGCACCGTCAAAAACGCCCGGTGTGCGGCGATCTGCGCCCAGATCGAGATGGAAATTGCCGCGCTCGATGACCCCACGGAGCGCGTGGAATTCCTCAAATCCATGGGAATCGAGGAGCCTGCCCTCGGCCGTCTCATACGGATGAGTTATGAAAGTCTGGGGCTTATGTCGTTCTTTACCGCCGGCGGAACCGATGAGGTGCGGGCATGGACTGTCCGAAAGGATTCCCATGCCCCCGAGTGTGCGGGAGTGATCCATTCCGATCTGGAACGCGGCTTCATCAGGGCCGAAACCATTTCGTACGAGGATCTCATGAGCGCCGGTTCGCTGAAGGTTGCCCGCGAGAAAGGATTGCTGCGCATCGAGGGCAAGGATTATATCGTTCAGGACGGCGATATTCTGACCATCAGGTTCAGTGTGTAATACCAGGGCATATCACTTTTCGACGAATTGGAATCTATGAAGTATAATTAGGATTAATAATGACCTGTCAAGCTGAAAAATCGATCCCCGATCGATTCGGGGATTGAAATCGTATAGTGTAAATGCAGCTGGTTTTTGAATGCAATTTGATAAAGGAGTGTCTATATAATGATGATTTATAGTGTGGTGGTATGTATTTCAAGGCGTAAAAGATCGGGAGTTCATCAATGGACCATATAAACGTGACGAGGGAAGGTGAAAAAAAACTCCATGAAGAATTAAAATATCTCAAGGAGGTTCGAAGACCCCAGGTTATCAATGCTCTCAAGGAAGCCCGAAGAAAGGGCGATCTTTCTGAAAACGCCGAGTATGATGCCGCCCGCGAGGAACAGCGATTCCTTGAATCGCGTATCCATACTCTTGAGGTTATGGTCCGTAGCGTTCGGATCATCAATGAGTCAAGGATACCCGATGACAAGGTATATATCGGCGCCCGTGTCGGTCTCGAGGATATCGAATCCGGAGAGGAGCTTTTTTACATTCTGGTCAATGAAATCGAGGCGGATTTCAAAGCGCGGAAGATATCCACTACTTCTCCCATCGGCAAGAGTCTCCTCGGCAAAAGTGTCGGAGATGCCGTCGAGATAACTATTCCGAAAGGGACGCTGCGATACAGGATTACATCGATATCCAGATAAATTGGTATTGCCTGCCGGTATTTCCGGTATTTTAAGAGAGCTCGGTGAATTATACAGACGCATATATTCAGAAATGTATTGAATCAGTGTTACGGATGAGTTATATTAAAGCATGGAAACCTGCATTTTATATCGGTATATGAGGCACATTCCAAACATCCCGCCGTTTGTTCCGATTTTATGATGATACATATATGTTGTATAGAATCATAAAATACTTGTGTTTTTCCACAAAATATTGTATATATCAAATTACTGAATCATAACCGGGGGACAGGTATATCCGGTCACTACCGAAGAGTATTACCAAAATGTGTAAAAATAAGGAGCCGGCAGGCATGGATGAAATCGAAGAGCTTTTTAAAAAGTATACTGTTCTCCTCGATCTCTATGCCGAACTCGAATCAGTTTCGGAGAATATATGCCGTGCTCTGGAAACCGGGTCATCTCTTGCGGGTATTGCCGGGAATCTCCGTGAAAAAAAGGAGATAGTCGAACGGATCGGTCATGAATCGGAAACGATCGCGTGCCTTAAGAAAACCATAGCCGACCGCAAGCTCATATCCGATGCAGAACGTGTCATGGTCAGGAACGCCGAGGAAGACCTCACCGAGGCGGTCAGCCGTGTTGTCGACCAAGGGCAGAGAACCTGTGAACTCATGATGAAACAGGGTGTAAAAGTATCGAGGAGATGATACGGCGGGATTGATAAGTGCGACAGGCAACAGAAAAAAACACTGTAAGAAAACGATGA
The sequence above is drawn from the bacterium genome and encodes:
- a CDS encoding biotin transporter BioY, whose translation is MTTKTVTITRTALFAAFMAVSAFIRIPTGIVPLTLQSSAALITGYCLGPVQGAAACTLYMIVGLAGLPVFASGGGPAYILSPTFGYILGFTVCASLTGFLARFNRRGSVIFALFIMIAGLAGIYVPGVLWLIVAMHWIADVPASVYTLLKVGLFIPLIGDLITTIPAAFIAVRIRKRLTAGQ
- a CDS encoding YchF family ATPase; translated protein: MKAGITGLPYSGKTTLFCALTGQNYEHLAHDRDIHIGTVRVPDARLDALFEMFKPKKITYAAMEYFDVAGQAVAQEKGMEPKALLTLKSADSLIVVLDAFGVNADPGADFKTLMDDLALNDLIVATNRLERLGKESRSGKSDDQTHEKALLERCRDTLESGDMLRDMELCEEEEKALRGFQFLTRKPLLIVINIPEALLAGNNAHEMEQRFSTVKNARCAAICAQIEMEIAALDDPTERVEFLKSMGIEEPALGRLIRMSYESLGLMSFFTAGGTDEVRAWTVRKDSHAPECAGVIHSDLERGFIRAETISYEDLMSAGSLKVAREKGLLRIEGKDYIVQDGDILTIRFSV
- a CDS encoding HAD-IIB family hydrolase — translated: MINTGTEKPAGLLGIDVDGTLITDDGHITEAVYKALEKAVSARWEFVIASGRTFYAAKTVIDRLPFLRYAVLSNGSCIVDVRTGTVLHLEKLPSAVVREVVRITRELGAIPTLYSTDIHHQTVYYDTLEGACDYFTWYVTNDKRCTMIDDVMTVTDDVLQIGMIAAREIIFSIRDALKEVTAKVIALPFESVHFGGKSDEFWFLQVVTEQATKHNALRRIAGWLDVPPGRLVTVGDNYNDADMISLADVGVAMGNAPDEIKKIAREVVGSNNGSGLAEVVDRIILNEDYFR
- the greA gene encoding transcription elongation factor GreA, which gives rise to MDHINVTREGEKKLHEELKYLKEVRRPQVINALKEARRKGDLSENAEYDAAREEQRFLESRIHTLEVMVRSVRIINESRIPDDKVYIGARVGLEDIESGEELFYILVNEIEADFKARKISTTSPIGKSLLGKSVGDAVEITIPKGTLRYRITSISR
- a CDS encoding replication-associated recombination protein A yields the protein MNLFGESIPDPGKPIKSQPLADRFRPVSLDEFVGQEHLVGEGGYLREAIANDQISSIIFWGPPGSGKTTLARIISNSTDAEFVSFSAVSSGVKEIREVVAQARMRPNKTILFIDEIHRFNKAQQDAFLPFVEDGTIVLIGATTENPSFEVNSPLLSRSRVLVLNSLTDDNIRTIVRRVIEDTGRGLGGTVGDIEEKALDALVSFSGGDARRALNVLELAAGMVKKAGKGGAVITLGDVEKASQRRMLRYDRAGEEHYNIISAIHKSMRGSDPDAALYWFCRMLEGGEDPLYIARRVVRFATEDVGNADPQALQVAIAATETYRFLGTPEGELAIAQAIIYCATAPKSNAIYTAYSEARGDARKYGELPVPMHIRNAPTRLMKNLGYGKGYEYDHNSEDSYSGQDHLPDKLLGTHYYIPSKYGFEKVISERLKWWEDRKRERKNET